The Halarchaeum grantii genome includes a window with the following:
- a CDS encoding MFS transporter, with product MTETNATGVAGALDRIPVGSFHRRLLAICGTAWAFDGMEVILISFTLPVLLDAWALSGLSAGLLGSASLMGMIAGNWGWGYVADQYGRKPAFQWTVLTYALFAGLTALAVGFYSGFALRFLTGVGLGGALAVDTSYLSEHLPTNRRGRYLVYLDAFWPLGYGFAVVLAWFFLSYLPGGGLVSVPVFGAVESWRLLFVASAIPGLLVFVIRYGLSETPYYLARVGKVEAANERLRAMAAESGGDYTPIDPDDIEPHDSASVRELFADGLRGRTATIAFAWFAINFGYYGVFIWLPQTFGASGTVPALSFGGITVGGVYSYFLLIALVQFPGYASAAYLVEKVGRKLTLGTYLLASGLFTFVFASAMPGAGFGLGIEGFWAFFLALLASSFFTLGAWGAIYAYTPELFPTHLRATGNGFAGGVGKIAAVIGPILAGALVPVGYVAALLPLAVAFALGGVVVLAFGVETMGKPLQ from the coding sequence ATGACCGAGACGAACGCGACGGGCGTCGCGGGCGCACTCGACCGTATTCCGGTCGGCTCGTTCCACCGGCGCCTGCTCGCCATCTGTGGTACCGCGTGGGCCTTCGACGGCATGGAGGTCATCCTCATCAGCTTCACCCTCCCCGTCCTCCTCGACGCGTGGGCACTCAGCGGCCTCTCCGCGGGCCTCCTCGGTTCCGCGAGCCTCATGGGGATGATCGCCGGCAACTGGGGGTGGGGGTACGTCGCCGACCAGTACGGCCGCAAACCCGCCTTCCAGTGGACCGTCCTCACCTACGCGCTCTTCGCCGGCCTCACCGCGCTCGCCGTCGGTTTTTATAGTGGGTTCGCCCTCCGCTTCCTCACCGGCGTCGGATTGGGGGGTGCGCTCGCCGTCGACACCTCCTACCTCTCCGAGCACCTCCCCACGAACCGCCGGGGCCGGTATCTCGTCTATCTCGACGCCTTCTGGCCGCTCGGCTACGGCTTCGCCGTCGTGCTCGCGTGGTTCTTCCTCTCCTACCTCCCCGGCGGCGGCCTCGTCTCCGTCCCCGTCTTCGGCGCCGTCGAGAGCTGGCGGCTCCTCTTCGTCGCCTCCGCGATTCCCGGCCTCCTCGTCTTCGTCATCCGCTACGGCCTCTCCGAGACGCCGTACTACCTCGCGCGCGTCGGGAAGGTCGAGGCCGCCAACGAGCGCCTGCGCGCCATGGCCGCCGAATCCGGCGGCGACTACACCCCGATCGACCCCGACGACATCGAACCGCACGACTCCGCGAGCGTCCGCGAACTCTTCGCCGACGGCCTCCGTGGCCGCACCGCCACCATCGCGTTCGCGTGGTTCGCCATCAACTTCGGCTACTACGGCGTGTTCATCTGGCTCCCGCAGACGTTCGGCGCGAGCGGCACCGTCCCCGCCCTCTCGTTCGGCGGCATCACCGTCGGCGGGGTGTACAGTTACTTCCTCCTCATCGCCCTCGTGCAGTTCCCCGGCTACGCGAGCGCCGCCTACCTCGTCGAGAAGGTGGGCCGTAAACTCACGCTCGGGACGTATCTGCTCGCCTCCGGCCTCTTCACGTTCGTCTTCGCGAGCGCGATGCCGGGCGCCGGCTTCGGCCTCGGCATCGAGGGCTTCTGGGCGTTCTTCCTCGCCCTGCTCGCCTCCTCCTTCTTCACGCTCGGCGCGTGGGGCGCTATCTACGCCTACACGCCCGAACTCTTCCCGACGCACCTGCGCGCCACCGGCAACGGCTTCGCGGGCGGCGTCGGCAAGATCGCCGCCGTCATCGGTCCCATCCTCGCCGGCGCGCTCGTCCCGGTCGGCTACGTCGCCGCGCTCCTTCCCCTCGCCGTCGCGTTCGCCCTCGGCGGCGTCGTCGTCCTCGCATTCGGCGTCGAGACCATGGGGAAACCGCTT
- a CDS encoding DUF6293 family protein: MATHVVPVGFDYDRLIAPLVRERLSVDRVVLLEGAVGSEANVEYSRNLAEKLSRDFENLLGAETERRDVADVYDYDAAFEQAFDLISDELDRGEGDVWVNISSMPRTVSFAFATAADSVVIERDDDRDRVHTYYTAPEKYLETELAEELRAAVDLLEDAAEDEVEAEAATERARSARELLGEFDERGTTIGAKELEGGHIIEFPVASFSNVKPFEELILYTLGDHGEFESVSELAKTLAGELGEEYTDSFRSKVIYNVDRLGPNGKGYVEQDAHGNAHRTYLSRIGELWVRAHQNED; the protein is encoded by the coding sequence ATGGCTACGCACGTCGTGCCGGTCGGCTTCGACTACGACCGGCTCATCGCCCCGCTCGTCCGCGAGCGCCTCTCCGTCGACCGCGTCGTCCTCCTCGAGGGCGCGGTCGGGAGCGAGGCTAACGTCGAGTACTCGCGGAACCTCGCGGAGAAGCTCTCGCGGGACTTCGAGAACCTGCTCGGCGCGGAGACCGAGCGCCGCGACGTCGCGGACGTCTACGACTACGACGCCGCCTTCGAGCAGGCCTTCGACCTCATCAGCGACGAGCTCGACCGGGGCGAGGGCGACGTCTGGGTGAACATCTCCTCGATGCCCCGCACCGTGAGCTTCGCGTTCGCGACCGCCGCCGACTCCGTCGTCATCGAGCGCGACGACGACCGGGACCGCGTCCACACCTACTACACGGCGCCCGAGAAGTACCTCGAGACCGAACTCGCCGAGGAGCTCCGCGCAGCCGTCGACCTCCTCGAGGACGCCGCCGAGGACGAGGTGGAGGCCGAGGCCGCCACCGAGCGCGCCCGGTCCGCGCGCGAGCTCCTCGGCGAGTTCGACGAGCGCGGCACCACTATCGGCGCGAAGGAACTCGAGGGCGGGCACATCATCGAGTTCCCCGTCGCCTCCTTCTCGAACGTCAAGCCCTTCGAGGAGCTCATCCTCTACACGCTCGGCGACCACGGCGAGTTCGAGAGCGTGAGCGAGCTCGCGAAGACGCTCGCCGGCGAACTCGGCGAGGAGTACACCGATAGCTTCCGCTCGAAGGTCATCTACAACGTCGACCGACTCGGCCCGAACGGGAAGGGGTACGTCGAGCAGGACGCCCACGGGAACGCCCACCGCACGTACCTCTCGCGCATCGGCGAGCTCTGGGTGCGCGCCCACCAGAACGAGGACTAA
- a CDS encoding DUF1405 domain-containing protein has protein sequence MSSLPSWLRRPRETLPDPEGLPWYVAPLPTRLEDLGLRFVWPVVLANVLGTLFGFWYYVPQFSVEPLALWAFVPDSPMATLFVGASLALWATGRGREWVHALGFYGCLVLGLWTPYTLLVFRDGFSYLPWYMYAFLFCSHLAMAVEAFVIQRYADFTVRAVAVAFAWYTANLVLDYFVPLVGTPHHTFVPAESVGAVTGTFLGQSLLSGPVVHDPGAHALAAAGAVVLTLLATFLALATRVAKLR, from the coding sequence ATGTCGTCGCTCCCGTCGTGGCTCCGCCGCCCGCGCGAGACGCTCCCGGACCCGGAGGGCCTCCCGTGGTACGTCGCGCCGCTCCCGACGCGCCTCGAGGACCTCGGGCTCCGCTTCGTCTGGCCGGTCGTCCTCGCGAACGTCCTCGGCACGCTCTTCGGCTTCTGGTACTACGTCCCGCAGTTCTCCGTCGAACCGCTCGCGCTCTGGGCGTTCGTCCCCGACTCGCCGATGGCGACGCTCTTCGTCGGCGCGTCGCTCGCGCTCTGGGCGACCGGTCGCGGGCGCGAGTGGGTGCACGCCCTCGGCTTCTACGGCTGTCTCGTCCTCGGGCTCTGGACGCCGTACACGCTCCTCGTCTTCCGCGACGGCTTCAGCTATCTCCCGTGGTACATGTACGCCTTCCTCTTCTGCTCGCATCTCGCGATGGCCGTCGAGGCGTTCGTCATCCAGCGCTACGCCGACTTCACGGTGCGCGCCGTCGCCGTCGCGTTCGCGTGGTACACCGCCAACCTCGTCCTCGACTACTTCGTCCCGCTCGTCGGCACGCCACACCACACGTTCGTCCCCGCCGAATCCGTCGGCGCGGTCACCGGGACGTTCCTCGGCCAGTCCCTGCTCTCCGGGCCGGTCGTCCACGACCCGGGCGCACACGCCCTCGCGGCGGCGGGCGCGGTGGTGCTCACGCTCCTCGCGACGTTCCTCGCGCTCGCCACCCGCGTCGCGAAGCTACGGTAA
- the pdxS gene encoding pyridoxal 5'-phosphate synthase lyase subunit PdxS yields the protein MTETDIEDLKRGTDLVKRGFARMQKGGVIMDVVNAEQARIAEDAGAVAVMHLEAVPADIRKRGGVARMADPSGIQEVIDEVSIPVMGKVRIGHRKEAEIMEVAGADMIDESEVLTPADETYHIDKRDFTAPFVCGARNLGEALRRIDEGAAMIRTKGEAGTGDVNQAVHHQRTIKSAIRKLEGMNYEERQMWARENEAPAELVHETAEMGRLPVVNFAAGGIATPADAALMMYHECDGIFVGSGIFGAEDPEKMGRAIVDAVNNHDDPERLAEIASNIGAGMKGEANVSLPEEEKMQGRGN from the coding sequence ATGACCGAGACCGACATCGAGGACCTCAAGCGCGGGACGGACCTCGTCAAGCGCGGCTTCGCACGCATGCAGAAGGGCGGCGTCATCATGGACGTCGTGAACGCAGAGCAGGCCCGAATCGCCGAGGACGCGGGCGCCGTCGCCGTCATGCACCTCGAGGCCGTGCCCGCCGACATCCGCAAGCGCGGCGGCGTCGCGCGGATGGCGGACCCGAGCGGCATCCAGGAGGTCATCGACGAAGTCTCCATCCCCGTGATGGGGAAGGTCCGCATCGGTCACCGGAAGGAGGCCGAAATCATGGAGGTCGCGGGCGCGGACATGATCGACGAGTCCGAAGTCCTCACCCCCGCCGACGAGACGTACCACATCGACAAGCGCGACTTCACCGCGCCGTTCGTCTGCGGCGCGCGCAACCTCGGTGAGGCTCTCCGGCGAATCGACGAGGGCGCCGCGATGATCCGCACGAAGGGCGAGGCCGGCACCGGCGACGTCAACCAGGCCGTCCACCACCAGCGCACCATCAAGAGCGCCATCCGAAAGCTCGAGGGCATGAACTACGAGGAGCGCCAGATGTGGGCGCGCGAGAACGAAGCCCCCGCCGAGCTCGTCCACGAGACGGCCGAAATGGGGCGTCTCCCCGTCGTCAACTTCGCCGCCGGCGGCATCGCGACGCCCGCCGACGCCGCGCTCATGATGTATCACGAGTGCGACGGCATCTTCGTCGGCTCCGGCATCTTCGGCGCCGAGGACCCCGAGAAGATGGGGCGCGCCATCGTCGACGCCGTCAACAACCACGACGACCCCGAGCGCCTCGCCGAAATCGCCTCCAACATCGGCGCCGGCATGAAGGGCGAAGCCAACGTCTCGCTCCCCGAAGAGGAGAAGATGCAGGGTCGCGGGAACTAG
- a CDS encoding transcription factor S, producing MQFCDECGSMMHATDGVMVCSSCGHEQGRDDERAADFVSTDAQDDSDVIETTEDADDEGKPTADVVCEECENDEAWYTIKQTGAADEPPTRFFKCTECGHRWRDYN from the coding sequence ATGCAGTTCTGCGACGAATGCGGCTCCATGATGCACGCCACCGACGGCGTGATGGTCTGCTCGAGCTGCGGCCACGAGCAGGGCCGCGACGACGAGCGCGCCGCCGACTTCGTCTCCACCGACGCACAGGACGACAGCGACGTCATCGAGACCACCGAGGACGCCGACGACGAAGGCAAACCCACCGCCGACGTCGTCTGCGAGGAGTGCGAGAACGACGAAGCGTGGTACACCATCAAACAGACCGGCGCCGCCGACGAACCGCCGACGCGCTTCTTCAAGTGCACCGAGTGCGGCCACCGGTGGCGCGACTATAACTAA
- a CDS encoding RAD55 family ATPase — protein MMRIPFGVSRFDSQIGGGAPEGSVVLLAGSAGAGAREFLYTSAVFNGLLQNDLDLFDLHYGSLSREAEPPSEVHYVSFSSSRADVRREISFSMEEEIVDAGLGGVTFHDLSAEYFQLSPVPREWYVDGPRSLSDLGAQDERRTVIQAFADYLDEHATDSLVVVDSLTDLLGDEQHERPWSDVVYLLKGLRKAAREWGGLVLLHLSRDAVTETEFGELMSSVDGTIQFGWETGGNERVRSMFVQEFRGVLSQLEEEDIVRFETEIHEAGFDVSNVRKIR, from the coding sequence ATGATGCGAATCCCGTTCGGCGTCTCGCGCTTCGACAGCCAGATCGGGGGTGGCGCCCCGGAGGGAAGCGTGGTGTTGCTCGCGGGTAGCGCCGGCGCCGGCGCGCGCGAGTTCCTCTACACGAGCGCCGTCTTCAACGGCCTGCTCCAGAACGACCTCGACCTCTTCGACCTCCACTACGGGAGCCTCTCCCGCGAGGCCGAACCGCCGTCGGAGGTCCACTACGTCTCCTTCTCGTCGAGTCGCGCGGACGTCCGCCGCGAGATCTCCTTCTCGATGGAGGAGGAGATCGTCGACGCCGGCCTCGGCGGCGTCACCTTCCACGACCTCTCCGCCGAGTACTTCCAGCTGAGTCCGGTCCCGCGCGAGTGGTACGTCGACGGGCCGCGCTCGCTCTCCGACCTCGGCGCGCAGGACGAGCGCCGAACCGTCATTCAGGCGTTCGCGGACTACCTCGACGAGCACGCGACCGACAGCCTCGTCGTCGTCGACTCGCTCACCGACCTCCTCGGCGACGAACAGCACGAGCGGCCGTGGTCGGACGTCGTCTACCTCCTGAAGGGCCTCCGGAAGGCCGCCCGCGAGTGGGGCGGCCTCGTCCTCCTTCACCTCTCGCGCGACGCCGTCACCGAGACGGAGTTCGGGGAGCTGATGAGCAGCGTCGACGGCACCATCCAGTTCGGCTGGGAGACCGGCGGCAACGAGCGCGTGCGCTCGATGTTCGTTCAGGAGTTCCGCGGCGTCCTCAGCCAGCTCGAAGAGGAGGACATCGTCCGCTTCGAGACGGAGATTCACGAGGCCGGCTTCGACGTCTCGAACGTCCGGAAGATCCGATGA
- a CDS encoding beta-ribofuranosylaminobenzene 5'-phosphate synthase family protein — translation MTVRVSAGARLHFGFCNLSLATDRLYGSLGVALDDPRVVVDADPADAVRCEDAAAREAAERACDVLGVDGAAVAVRDSLPRHVGFGSGTQLALAVYAAVARAHDRDPRVREHAPALGRGGRSGVGVAAFESGGFVLDAGHPTERFTTERPPDGSWTVPGVSARHRIPDSWRFVLAVPDVEPGKSGADEDASMRDVVERADSSVADRIAGVVLRRVLPGVVDGDLAAFGDGIAEVGRLNGRWYADEQGGVYRPPAGALVETLREHAAVAGAGQSSWGPAVYALTDAAHATEVRAAASDALGEAGTGGDVRVVRAASDGARVSEV, via the coding sequence ATGACCGTCCGCGTCAGCGCCGGCGCCCGCCTCCACTTCGGCTTCTGTAACCTCTCGCTCGCCACCGACCGTCTCTACGGCAGCCTCGGCGTCGCGCTCGATGACCCCCGCGTCGTCGTCGACGCGGACCCGGCCGACGCGGTGCGCTGTGAGGACGCGGCCGCCCGCGAGGCCGCCGAACGCGCCTGCGACGTCCTCGGCGTCGACGGCGCCGCCGTCGCCGTCCGCGACTCCCTCCCGCGCCACGTCGGCTTCGGGAGCGGCACGCAACTCGCGCTCGCCGTCTACGCCGCCGTCGCGCGCGCCCACGACCGCGACCCCCGCGTCCGCGAGCACGCTCCCGCGCTCGGGCGCGGCGGCCGGAGCGGCGTCGGCGTCGCCGCCTTCGAGTCCGGCGGGTTCGTCCTCGACGCCGGCCATCCGACCGAGCGCTTCACGACCGAGCGCCCCCCGGACGGGTCGTGGACCGTCCCCGGCGTCAGCGCGCGCCACCGCATCCCCGACTCGTGGCGCTTCGTCCTCGCCGTCCCCGACGTCGAACCCGGGAAGTCGGGCGCCGACGAGGACGCGAGCATGCGCGACGTCGTCGAGCGCGCCGACTCCAGTGTCGCCGACCGCATCGCGGGCGTCGTCCTCCGGCGCGTCCTCCCCGGCGTCGTCGACGGCGACCTCGCGGCGTTCGGCGACGGGATCGCCGAGGTCGGCCGCCTCAACGGCCGCTGGTACGCCGACGAACAGGGCGGCGTCTATCGGCCGCCGGCGGGCGCGCTCGTCGAGACGCTGCGCGAGCACGCCGCCGTCGCGGGCGCCGGCCAGTCCTCGTGGGGGCCGGCCGTCTACGCGCTCACCGACGCCGCGCACGCGACCGAGGTGCGCGCCGCCGCGAGCGACGCGCTCGGCGAGGCGGGCACCGGCGGGGACGTCCGCGTCGTCCGCGCGGCGAGCGACGGCGCGCGCGTGAGCGAGGTGTAG
- a CDS encoding glycosyltransferase — protein MHVAVAHYPEGAGHATRMLAIARELEARGASVSLAGGGPGKRFVDLLGYEEYVPTPVDFIGDYQESGGLSDTLTGSVPASACRVRDIYRWLRREDPDHLLTDDMFAAMAAPLAGVPLSVCTHNAPGLYDDAVERAGAWALTEYQLRAAREFYFPTVWPHGDADPDGVTRVGPLALDVEAPVVGDPDVVVVPSTYSTALNESVERLRADGRDATVVGGDDWEPVASMLPTLRAADLVLCPGYSTVMEAAVAGTPCLVYPFTSEQRGVARLASHATGFRTVTSPDEVARAARDPPADPVYENGAGRVAAAVLSR, from the coding sequence ATGCACGTCGCGGTCGCACACTACCCGGAGGGCGCCGGCCACGCCACGCGGATGCTCGCAATCGCGCGCGAACTCGAGGCGCGCGGCGCGTCGGTGTCGCTCGCGGGCGGCGGCCCCGGGAAGCGCTTCGTCGACCTGCTCGGCTACGAGGAGTACGTCCCGACGCCCGTCGACTTCATCGGCGACTACCAGGAGTCGGGCGGACTCTCAGACACGCTCACGGGGAGCGTGCCGGCGAGCGCGTGCCGCGTCCGCGACATCTACCGGTGGCTCCGGCGCGAGGACCCGGACCACCTCCTCACGGACGACATGTTCGCGGCGATGGCGGCGCCGCTCGCGGGCGTCCCGCTCTCCGTCTGCACGCACAACGCGCCCGGCCTCTACGACGACGCCGTCGAGCGCGCGGGCGCGTGGGCGCTCACCGAGTACCAGCTCCGGGCGGCGCGCGAGTTCTACTTCCCGACCGTGTGGCCGCACGGCGACGCGGACCCCGACGGTGTCACCCGTGTCGGGCCGCTCGCGCTCGACGTCGAGGCCCCCGTCGTCGGCGACCCGGACGTCGTCGTCGTCCCATCCACCTACTCGACGGCCCTGAACGAGAGCGTCGAGCGGCTGCGAGCGGACGGCCGCGACGCGACGGTCGTCGGCGGCGACGACTGGGAGCCGGTGGCGTCGATGCTCCCGACGCTCCGGGCGGCCGACCTCGTGCTCTGCCCCGGCTACTCGACGGTGATGGAGGCCGCCGTCGCTGGGACGCCGTGTCTCGTCTACCCGTTCACGTCCGAGCAGCGCGGCGTCGCGCGCCTCGCCTCCCACGCGACCGGCTTCCGGACCGTCACGTCGCCCGACGAGGTGGCGCGCGCCGCCCGCGACCCGCCCGCCGACCCCGTCTACGAGAACGGCGCGGGCCGCGTCGCCGCCGCCGTGCTGTCGCGATAG
- the ilvD gene encoding dihydroxy-acid dehydratase has product MSGKPESTTEEATPSVPEEKPEKDPDLRSTEVTEGPDRAPHRAMFRAMGYDDKDLSSPMVGVANPAADITPCNVHLDDLADAATVGIDEEGGMPIEFGTVTVSDAISMGTEGMKASLISREVIADSVELVSFAERMDALVTIGGCDKNLPGMMMAAIRTDLPSVFLYGGSIMPGHHDGREITVQNVFEGVGSVASGDMDEEELYEMEHEACPGAGSCGGMFTANTMASISETLGLAPLGSASPLAESEERTEVAREAGKVVLDAVENDRRPSDILSKESFENAIAVQVAMGGSTNAVLHVLALAAEAGVDLSIEEFDEISARTPKIANLQPGGSRVMKDLHEVGGVPVVIRRLLEGGYIHGDAMTVTGNTIAEELETLDLPDDEDIDADFLYTVDEPYSEEGAIKILTGNLAPDGGVLKVTGEEGFHHEGPARVFDKEEDAMAYVQGGEIESGDVIVIRNEGPRGGPGMREMLGVTAAVVGQGHEDDVALLTDGRFSGATRGPMIGHVAPESVVGGPIAALEDGDTVTVDVRERELSVDVSEEELEARLDDYERPEIQYEGGFLRKYGDMFDSAANGAVTNPAVKRDD; this is encoded by the coding sequence ATGAGTGGCAAGCCGGAGTCTACCACGGAGGAAGCGACCCCGTCCGTCCCGGAGGAGAAACCCGAGAAGGACCCCGACCTGCGCAGCACCGAGGTCACCGAGGGCCCGGACCGCGCGCCCCACCGCGCGATGTTCCGCGCGATGGGCTACGACGACAAGGACCTCTCCTCGCCGATGGTCGGCGTCGCGAACCCCGCCGCCGACATCACGCCGTGTAACGTCCACCTCGACGACCTCGCGGACGCCGCGACCGTCGGCATCGACGAGGAGGGCGGGATGCCCATCGAGTTCGGCACCGTCACCGTCAGCGACGCCATCTCGATGGGGACGGAGGGGATGAAGGCCTCGCTCATCAGTCGGGAAGTCATCGCGGACTCCGTCGAACTCGTCTCCTTCGCCGAGCGCATGGACGCGCTCGTCACCATCGGCGGCTGCGACAAGAACCTCCCCGGCATGATGATGGCCGCCATCCGCACCGACCTGCCCAGCGTGTTCCTCTACGGTGGCTCCATCATGCCCGGCCACCACGACGGCCGCGAGATAACCGTCCAGAACGTCTTCGAGGGCGTCGGCAGCGTCGCCTCCGGCGACATGGACGAGGAGGAGCTCTACGAGATGGAGCACGAGGCCTGCCCCGGCGCGGGCTCCTGCGGGGGGATGTTCACCGCGAACACGATGGCCTCCATCAGCGAGACGCTCGGCCTCGCCCCGCTCGGGTCGGCCTCCCCGCTCGCCGAGAGCGAGGAGCGCACCGAGGTCGCGCGCGAAGCCGGGAAGGTCGTCCTCGACGCCGTCGAGAACGACCGGCGCCCGAGCGACATCCTCTCGAAGGAGTCCTTCGAGAACGCCATCGCCGTGCAGGTCGCGATGGGCGGGTCGACGAACGCCGTGCTGCACGTGCTCGCGCTCGCCGCCGAGGCCGGCGTCGACCTCTCTATCGAGGAGTTCGACGAGATCAGCGCGCGCACGCCGAAGATCGCGAACCTCCAGCCCGGCGGCTCGCGCGTCATGAAGGACCTCCACGAGGTCGGCGGCGTCCCCGTCGTCATCCGCCGCCTCCTCGAGGGCGGCTACATCCACGGCGACGCGATGACCGTCACCGGCAACACCATCGCCGAGGAGCTCGAGACGCTCGACCTCCCGGACGACGAGGACATCGACGCGGACTTCCTCTACACGGTCGACGAGCCCTACAGCGAGGAGGGCGCCATCAAGATCCTCACCGGGAACCTCGCGCCGGACGGCGGCGTCCTCAAGGTGACGGGCGAGGAGGGCTTCCACCACGAGGGCCCTGCGCGCGTCTTCGACAAGGAAGAGGACGCGATGGCGTACGTGCAGGGCGGCGAGATCGAGTCCGGCGACGTCATCGTCATCCGCAACGAGGGCCCGCGCGGCGGCCCCGGCATGCGCGAGATGCTCGGCGTCACCGCCGCCGTCGTCGGCCAAGGCCACGAGGACGACGTCGCGCTCCTCACCGACGGCCGCTTCAGCGGCGCGACTCGAGGCCCGATGATCGGGCACGTCGCCCCCGAGTCCGTCGTCGGCGGCCCAATCGCCGCCCTCGAAGACGGCGATACGGTGACCGTCGACGTCCGCGAGCGCGAACTGTCCGTCGACGTCTCCGAGGAGGAACTCGAAGCGCGCCTCGATGACTACGAGCGCCCCGAGATCCAGTACGAGGGCGGCTTCCTCCGCAAGTACGGCGACATGTTCGACTCCGCCGCCAACGGTGCGGTGACGAACCCCGCCGTCAAGCGCGACGACTAG
- a CDS encoding CynX/NimT family MFS transporter encodes MLSTSRTRTLLLALGTLAYASLMFVWFSVPAYLDAIVADFALSSTQAGVLTGAIPLTYVPVALFSGVVTDRVGPYRAIGVGVPLFGAAQLGRSFAESFPVLLALTVVVGVGATTITFGLPKLVSDLYPPAASGTPSSVYVVGSLAGTAAAFSLGRGVLGPALGGWRALFAATGVAVLGYALCWWAVVRTVPIETIRYADDPAADDASLSLAALRRDVGRVFANRSMRLLVVVGVVYLLVTHGVQNWLATVLQSHGVAAPLAATFVSGFVAAQAVGTLAVPALSDRLGERGAVIAGCLAFCALGTLAFLPAGVPLAGLLAGALLVGLGAGGVSPLVRMVPAELDGVGPTLTGTAVGLVFAVGELGGFLGPFLIGALYDLTGTYATGLAVIALACALAVEAGRRLPA; translated from the coding sequence GTGCTCTCGACGTCGCGCACTCGCACGCTTCTCCTCGCGCTCGGCACGCTCGCGTACGCGTCGCTGATGTTCGTCTGGTTCTCGGTGCCGGCGTACTTGGACGCTATCGTCGCGGACTTCGCGCTCTCGAGCACGCAGGCCGGGGTGTTGACGGGCGCGATTCCGCTCACGTACGTGCCGGTCGCGCTCTTCTCGGGCGTGGTGACGGACCGCGTCGGCCCGTATCGCGCCATCGGCGTCGGCGTCCCGCTGTTCGGCGCCGCGCAACTCGGGCGCTCGTTCGCCGAGTCGTTTCCCGTCCTGCTCGCGCTCACGGTCGTGGTGGGGGTCGGCGCGACGACCATCACGTTCGGCCTGCCGAAGCTCGTCTCCGACCTCTACCCGCCGGCTGCGTCCGGAACGCCCTCGTCGGTGTACGTCGTCGGGTCGCTCGCGGGGACGGCGGCGGCGTTCAGCCTCGGGCGCGGCGTGCTCGGCCCGGCGCTCGGCGGGTGGCGCGCGCTCTTCGCCGCGACGGGCGTCGCCGTGCTCGGCTACGCGCTCTGCTGGTGGGCGGTCGTTCGGACGGTCCCGATTGAAACGATCCGGTACGCGGACGACCCGGCGGCCGACGACGCGTCGCTCTCGCTTGCGGCGCTCCGTCGCGACGTCGGGCGCGTGTTCGCGAACCGCTCGATGCGCCTCCTCGTGGTCGTCGGCGTCGTCTACCTGCTCGTCACGCACGGCGTCCAGAACTGGCTGGCGACCGTGCTCCAGTCCCACGGCGTCGCCGCCCCGCTCGCGGCGACGTTCGTCAGCGGGTTCGTCGCCGCGCAAGCCGTCGGCACGCTCGCCGTCCCCGCGCTCTCCGACCGACTGGGTGAGCGCGGCGCGGTCATCGCGGGCTGTCTCGCGTTCTGTGCGCTCGGGACGCTCGCGTTCCTCCCGGCGGGCGTCCCGCTGGCCGGCCTCCTCGCCGGCGCGCTCCTCGTCGGCCTCGGCGCCGGCGGCGTCTCCCCGCTCGTCCGCATGGTCCCCGCCGAACTCGACGGCGTCGGACCCACCCTCACCGGCACGGCGGTCGGCCTCGTCTTCGCGGTCGGCGAACTCGGCGGCTTCCTCGGGCCGTTCCTGATCGGCGCGCTCTACGACCTCACGGGCACGTACGCGACCGGCCTCGCCGTCATCGCGCTCGCGTGCGCTCTCGCCGTCGAGGCGGGACGCCGACTCCCGGCGTAG